CAAAAAAACAGCACCAATAAAATTTTTTATTTAAATCAATGCAATAAAAAATAAAAATACCATCTTTAATAATTAATCATTTGATTAATTACTCTCGCAAAGTTGTTTAAATGCCTCTTGAATGGCTTCGATTGATTTTTTCTTTTCAGGAGAATTAGGATCGGGAAGCAAAATAATATCAATTAATTGCGCCTTAACTTTCCCACTTTCCATCTGTTTCATTGCAATTTCATTAAGTGGATACTGGACTAATGTTGCTGGATTAATCACAAACCAAGCGCCATCCGCAC
This genomic stretch from Proteus vulgaris harbors:
- a CDS encoding Protein of uncharacterised function (DUF2511); this translates as MKRFVLAGMLMLFSFQAFSAPISTVSKLQFGDDWPFTREEVMLNCRADGAWFVINPATLVQYPLNEIAMKQMESGKVKAQLIDIILLPDPNSPEKKKSIEAIQEAFKQLCESN